The following proteins are encoded in a genomic region of Nitratireductor sp. GISD-1A_MAKvit:
- a CDS encoding DEAD/DEAH box helicase encodes MTNDNNAKQIGFAELGITGSLLKAAEDVGFMAPKPIQEQAIPAMLEKRDVLGIAQTGSGKTAAFSLPILSQIMALGSKRVRKTARALILCPTRELAVQIDEVVRQLSRHAHLSTALVLGGVSRNSQVKRLAQGVDILVATPGRLTDIVRSGELSLAETRWLVLDEADRMLDMGFINDVRRIARATHPQRQTALFSATMPREVDGLAKSLLNNPLRVEIAKQSTTAGEITQHLVMARTKQKRKILSEMLADDAMRSVIVFARTKHGADRVTRDLERDGFEAAVIHGNKSQNARQRALNGFRDGSVRILVATDIAARGIDVPGISHVVNFDLPDQPESYVHRIGRTGRNGASGEAVTLCDPAEADKLKAVEKIIRMRLPVKADYTSQPDPVRPAVANNGGDRRNAAKPARSGDNRGPKRPGGKVQQHAEQGQNEGDKPVRRRRRNRNRRPSARAA; translated from the coding sequence TTGACGAATGACAACAATGCGAAACAGATTGGTTTCGCGGAACTTGGTATTACTGGTTCGCTGTTGAAAGCGGCTGAGGATGTGGGCTTCATGGCCCCCAAGCCAATTCAGGAGCAGGCCATTCCCGCCATGCTGGAAAAGCGTGACGTGTTGGGCATCGCGCAGACCGGCTCGGGCAAGACAGCGGCCTTTTCGCTGCCCATTCTCTCGCAGATCATGGCGCTTGGGTCCAAGCGCGTGCGCAAGACCGCTCGAGCGCTGATCCTTTGTCCGACACGCGAACTGGCCGTTCAGATTGACGAAGTGGTGCGGCAGCTATCGCGGCATGCACACCTTTCGACTGCGCTGGTTCTTGGCGGCGTGTCCCGCAACAGCCAGGTCAAGCGGCTTGCCCAGGGGGTCGATATTCTGGTGGCGACACCGGGCCGGCTGACCGACATTGTGCGCTCCGGCGAACTTTCGCTGGCCGAGACGCGCTGGCTGGTGCTCGACGAGGCCGACCGCATGCTCGACATGGGCTTCATCAACGATGTGCGGCGCATTGCGCGCGCGACGCATCCGCAGCGTCAGACAGCACTGTTTTCGGCGACGATGCCCAGGGAAGTGGATGGTCTGGCAAAGAGCCTGCTCAACAATCCGCTACGGGTGGAGATCGCGAAACAGTCGACCACGGCCGGTGAGATCACGCAACATCTGGTGATGGCGCGCACCAAGCAGAAGCGCAAGATTCTCTCCGAGATGCTGGCGGACGATGCCATGCGTTCCGTGATCGTTTTTGCGCGCACCAAACATGGTGCTGACCGGGTGACCCGCGATCTTGAACGCGATGGCTTTGAGGCTGCCGTCATTCACGGCAACAAGTCACAGAACGCACGCCAGCGCGCGCTCAACGGTTTTCGTGACGGATCGGTGCGCATACTCGTGGCGACCGACATTGCGGCGCGCGGGATCGACGTTCCAGGCATCAGCCATGTGGTGAATTTCGACCTGCCGGATCAGCCGGAAAGCTATGTACACCGTATTGGGCGTACGGGCAGAAACGGTGCTTCTGGCGAGGCGGTGACACTGTGCGACCCGGCTGAAGCCGACAAGCTGAAGGCCGTGGAGAAGATCATCCGCATGCGACTGCCAGTGAAGGCCGACTATACTTCGCAGCCCGATCCGGTGCGCCCGGCAGTGGCCAACAATGGCGGTGACCGCCGCAATGCTGCCAAACCCGCCAGAAGCGGGGACAATCGCGGCCCGAAACGGCCTGGCGGCAAAGTCCAGCAGCATGCCGAACAGGGACAGAACGAGGGTGACAAGCCCGTCCGTCGTCGGCGGCGGAACCGCAACAGACGTCCCAGCGCACGCGCGGCATAA
- a CDS encoding MFS transporter, which produces MIGLAALAIGYVLSQFYRSFLAVLTPALIGELGATKAQLSMASGAWFVVFALMQFAVGVSLDRYGPRRTAAFLLTVCGGGGALMFALAPTPGTIIVAMALNGAGCSAVLMASVFIFAKSFSAGRLTILISWLVAFGTLGNVVGSAPMAAAAEAFGWRGVMAALAAFTILTGVAIHFLVRDPEPDGKIMPEVGLGFSGYKELLRLRVLWPILPLTALNYAPAAGIRGLWAGPYLSDVYNANALLIGQVTLFMALAMSAGSFVYGPLDVFFKTRKWVAFGGNFVGWVAILFLALIPVSNITTTTVAFVVIGICGASYGLLMAHGRAFVPAHLTGRGVTLLNFFSVGGAGVMQFMTGGVVSAATLPGAPVAAYQTLFIFYGVLIAAALAIYLFCKDAPPEMERVHRPHGQMNSSGS; this is translated from the coding sequence ATGATCGGTCTTGCAGCGCTGGCGATCGGCTATGTCCTGTCGCAATTCTACCGGTCATTTCTGGCTGTTCTGACTCCAGCCCTGATCGGTGAGCTGGGGGCGACCAAGGCACAGTTGTCCATGGCCTCGGGTGCCTGGTTTGTCGTTTTTGCGCTGATGCAGTTTGCTGTCGGCGTTTCTCTCGACCGCTATGGCCCGCGCCGGACGGCAGCGTTTCTTCTGACAGTTTGCGGTGGCGGCGGAGCGCTGATGTTTGCGCTCGCCCCGACCCCCGGTACGATCATTGTCGCCATGGCACTAAACGGAGCCGGCTGCTCTGCCGTGCTGATGGCTTCGGTCTTCATTTTTGCAAAATCCTTCTCGGCCGGGCGGCTCACCATCCTGATCTCCTGGCTGGTGGCGTTTGGCACGCTCGGCAATGTGGTGGGTTCTGCGCCCATGGCCGCCGCTGCCGAGGCATTTGGCTGGCGCGGCGTCATGGCCGCTCTGGCCGCGTTCACCATTCTCACCGGCGTTGCCATTCATTTTCTCGTCCGGGACCCAGAGCCGGACGGAAAAATCATGCCGGAAGTGGGACTGGGTTTCAGTGGCTACAAGGAGCTTCTCCGACTTCGGGTCCTGTGGCCGATCCTGCCTCTGACAGCACTCAATTATGCGCCGGCTGCGGGCATTCGCGGGCTTTGGGCGGGGCCTTATCTCTCCGATGTCTACAACGCCAACGCGCTACTGATCGGGCAGGTCACGCTGTTCATGGCTCTTGCAATGTCTGCCGGCAGTTTTGTCTACGGGCCGCTGGACGTCTTTTTCAAGACGCGCAAATGGGTGGCTTTCGGTGGAAATTTCGTTGGTTGGGTCGCCATTCTTTTCCTCGCCTTGATACCGGTGTCAAACATTACGACCACCACGGTCGCCTTCGTGGTGATTGGCATTTGCGGTGCGAGTTACGGCCTTCTGATGGCCCACGGACGCGCTTTCGTGCCGGCGCATCTGACGGGCCGGGGCGTAACGCTCCTGAACTTTTTTTCGGTGGGAGGTGCTGGCGTGATGCAGTTCATGACCGGCGGTGTGGTGTCTGCGGCTACCTTGCCAGGGGCTCCTGTGGCGGCCTATCAGACCCTGTTCATATTCTATGGCGTGCTGATTGCCGCAGCGCTCGCGATTTACCTGTTCTGCAAGGATGCGCCACCGGAAATGGAGCGGGTGCATCGCCCCCACGGACAGATGAACAGCTCCGGATCCTAG
- a CDS encoding SDR family NAD(P)-dependent oxidoreductase has translation MALYRAAPDDGIAWVTGASTGIGRALAIDLARSGYTVAATARAEDGLSSIVAEAENLKGRIFVFPCDVMDEAGMARTVAAVEKNLGPIVLAVFNAGTYLPVRGDRLETTNFVRSYEINVFGVLNGLVPLSDRMRDRGFGQVVVMGSVTSFFGMPSTAAYGSTKAALNNMLEGLRYDFEKLNIRAQIINPGFVATPLTDKTGFAMPALLSAPEAARRIARGIRQGGYEITFPRRLVWPLKLLRLLPRPLTFHIMYRLTGWHRRTVGPRKKPRGSPLNSQN, from the coding sequence ATGGCGCTTTACCGGGCCGCACCGGATGATGGGATAGCTTGGGTCACTGGTGCCAGCACCGGGATTGGCCGCGCACTTGCCATTGATCTTGCCCGTTCCGGCTACACGGTTGCAGCCACTGCCCGCGCCGAAGACGGGCTGTCTTCCATTGTCGCGGAAGCGGAAAATCTCAAGGGCCGCATCTTCGTGTTTCCCTGTGACGTCATGGACGAGGCAGGCATGGCGCGCACCGTCGCTGCGGTGGAGAAAAACCTCGGTCCCATCGTGCTCGCCGTTTTCAACGCAGGCACCTACCTCCCGGTCCGGGGAGATCGCCTCGAAACGACCAATTTCGTACGAAGCTACGAAATCAACGTGTTCGGTGTTCTCAACGGCCTGGTTCCGCTATCGGACCGAATGCGGGATCGCGGTTTCGGACAGGTGGTGGTCATGGGGTCGGTCACATCGTTTTTTGGCATGCCCTCAACCGCTGCCTACGGTTCGACAAAAGCTGCGCTCAACAACATGTTGGAGGGGCTGCGCTATGACTTCGAGAAACTCAACATCCGCGCGCAGATCATCAATCCGGGTTTTGTCGCCACCCCTTTGACCGACAAGACCGGTTTCGCGATGCCTGCCCTGTTGAGCGCACCTGAAGCTGCACGCCGCATCGCACGCGGCATTCGCCAAGGGGGATATGAGATCACTTTTCCCAGGCGTCTTGTCTGGCCACTGAAACTCCTGCGTCTTCTGCCCAGGCCCCTCACGTTTCATATCATGTATCGGCTCACCGGGTGGCACAGGCGAACGGTCGGCCCTCGCAAAAAGCCACGGGGCTCACCACTTAACAGCCAGAACTAG
- a CDS encoding cysteine synthase A — protein sequence MKNSVVDVIGNTPLIRLKRASEETGCEIFGKAEFMNPGQSVKDRAGLFIIRDAERRGLLKPGGVIVEGTAGNTGIGLTVVAKALGYRTVIVIPDTQSQEKKDALRVLGAELIEVPAVPYRNPNNYVKVSGRLAEQMAKTEPNGAIWANQFDNVANRQGHVETTAREIWDQTDGRIDGFVSAVGTGGTLAGVAEGLRDKSRNVKVALADPMGAALYSFYSDGELKSEGTSITEGIGQGRITANLDGFTPDFSYQIPDEEALPIVFDLVQEEGLCLGGSSGINIAGAIRLARELGPGHRIVTVLCDYGTRYQSKLFNPAFLREKGLPVPDWMERKPKISAPFEEIG from the coding sequence ATGAAAAACTCGGTTGTGGATGTGATCGGCAACACTCCGCTGATCCGCTTGAAGCGGGCCTCGGAGGAGACGGGTTGCGAGATTTTCGGCAAGGCCGAGTTCATGAACCCCGGACAGTCGGTCAAGGACCGTGCAGGGCTCTTCATCATACGAGATGCGGAAAGGCGTGGCCTGCTGAAACCAGGAGGCGTTATCGTGGAGGGGACTGCCGGCAATACGGGCATCGGGCTGACCGTGGTGGCCAAGGCGCTTGGCTATCGTACGGTCATTGTCATTCCCGATACGCAGAGCCAGGAGAAGAAAGATGCCCTGCGGGTTCTGGGTGCAGAATTGATCGAGGTGCCGGCTGTGCCCTACAGGAATCCGAACAACTACGTGAAGGTTTCTGGCCGACTGGCAGAGCAGATGGCCAAAACGGAACCGAACGGGGCGATCTGGGCAAACCAGTTCGACAACGTGGCCAATCGCCAAGGCCATGTCGAAACCACGGCGCGGGAAATATGGGACCAGACCGATGGCAGGATCGATGGTTTCGTTTCGGCCGTGGGCACGGGCGGCACACTGGCCGGTGTTGCGGAGGGGCTGCGTGACAAAAGCAGGAATGTGAAGGTGGCGCTGGCTGACCCGATGGGCGCCGCGCTCTACAGCTTTTACAGCGATGGTGAGCTGAAATCCGAGGGGACCTCGATCACCGAGGGCATCGGCCAGGGACGGATTACGGCCAACCTGGACGGGTTCACTCCGGACTTTTCCTATCAGATCCCCGATGAGGAAGCGCTCCCGATCGTGTTCGATCTGGTTCAGGAGGAGGGGCTCTGTCTGGGTGGTTCCTCGGGCATCAACATTGCCGGTGCCATCCGCCTTGCCCGTGAGCTGGGGCCGGGACATCGCATCGTTACGGTTCTGTGCGACTATGGAACGCGCTATCAATCCAAGCTTTTCAACCCGGCCTTTCTGCGTGAA